A DNA window from Candidatus Vicinibacter affinis contains the following coding sequences:
- a CDS encoding VWA domain-containing protein, with product MFRIEEIGYMLLMVLLPLLWVMRILFQKRSQKLWTSLGNLVQLKRSASFDGSSELRKFIFLSTSFFLIIIALANPQFGQKREKVKSQSAEIFIALDVSQSMEASDIRPSRLARSKLLIKQLTENFAADKIGLISFAGDAYLQSPLTTDIATIQLLSEMLTPASMPSPGTSISSAIKMAMKSFPKKDGYHKLLILISDGEDHEGESLELAKQAAEEGISIVSIPIGTEEGAYVPNPPGAAEAFKRDKNGELIKTKPNRSLLQEISSAGGGGMLELEQGAQLFEELKKKMGNMMKKDLSYQSFNDYESYYQWPLFLALLLLILDGFFNYKKAL from the coding sequence ATGTTTAGGATAGAAGAGATAGGGTATATGTTATTGATGGTATTGTTACCATTGTTGTGGGTAATGCGAATCTTGTTTCAAAAGAGATCCCAAAAATTATGGACCAGTTTAGGGAATCTGGTTCAATTAAAAAGATCAGCCTCGTTTGATGGCTCATCAGAGTTGCGAAAATTTATTTTTCTCAGTACTTCCTTTTTTTTAATCATCATTGCATTGGCCAATCCTCAATTTGGTCAAAAAAGAGAAAAGGTCAAATCACAAAGTGCGGAAATATTTATTGCGTTGGATGTTTCACAAAGTATGGAAGCATCGGACATCAGACCTTCACGTCTTGCGCGTTCGAAATTGTTGATTAAACAGCTTACTGAAAATTTTGCGGCCGACAAAATTGGGTTGATCAGTTTTGCAGGTGATGCTTATCTTCAATCACCCCTCACAACGGACATCGCAACCATTCAGCTTTTGTCAGAAATGTTGACACCTGCCTCTATGCCTTCACCGGGAACTTCCATTTCAAGTGCCATCAAAATGGCCATGAAGTCATTTCCGAAAAAAGATGGTTATCATAAATTGTTGATATTAATCAGTGATGGTGAGGATCATGAAGGAGAATCTCTCGAGTTGGCTAAGCAAGCTGCTGAGGAAGGAATCAGCATAGTGAGCATCCCCATTGGAACAGAAGAAGGAGCCTACGTGCCCAATCCTCCAGGCGCGGCGGAAGCCTTTAAACGCGATAAGAATGGAGAATTGATCAAAACAAAACCCAACCGAAGTTTGCTACAGGAAATCTCCAGTGCAGGTGGAGGTGGTATGCTTGAGCTCGAACAAGGAGCACAACTTTTTGAAGAGCTCAAAAAGAAAATGGGCAATATGATGAAAAAGGATTTGAGTTATCAATCTTTTAATGATTATGAATCCTATTACCAGTGGCCTTTATTTTTAGCTTTATTATTGTTGATTTTAGATGGATTTTTTAATTATAAAAAAGCTTTGTAA
- a CDS encoding VWA domain-containing protein, translating into MEWQNPWMLLLLGILPFLWLRRIRNEKRQEVELVFPTLMHLPLRSSWKIYLLRILPYFKILALGFFILALARPQWVLREEKIEADGIDIFLVMDLSSSMLSQDFKPNRLEVSKLVAKDFIDKRSYDRIGLVGFSGEGFTQCPLTVDHNVLNHLLGQLECGFLEDGTAIGMGLSTAVNRLKDDSLTSSKVIILITDGVNNAGEISPDLAAELAKVYRIKIYSIGVGSTGEAYSPIGRQANGEFVFGMAPVNIDESLLTKISSYTGGKYYRATNTEQLKEIYSEIDALEKTKIEVKTFRRYSDEFRPFVLVGVILILLQWLLGSLLNPLMPLKDV; encoded by the coding sequence TTGGAATGGCAAAATCCCTGGATGCTCTTACTGCTGGGCATATTGCCATTTTTGTGGCTTCGCAGAATAAGAAATGAGAAAAGACAGGAAGTAGAATTGGTTTTTCCTACTTTGATGCATTTACCGTTACGAAGTAGCTGGAAGATTTATCTGTTGCGCATATTACCTTATTTCAAGATTCTGGCACTTGGATTTTTTATATTGGCTTTGGCCAGACCACAGTGGGTATTGCGTGAAGAGAAAATAGAAGCAGACGGCATTGATATCTTTCTGGTCATGGATTTATCTTCCAGTATGCTGTCTCAGGATTTTAAACCCAACAGACTTGAGGTGAGTAAGCTGGTGGCCAAAGATTTTATTGACAAAAGATCATATGACCGCATTGGTCTTGTAGGATTCTCCGGGGAAGGTTTTACACAATGTCCGCTTACAGTAGACCACAATGTTTTGAATCATTTGTTGGGACAATTGGAATGTGGTTTTTTGGAGGATGGTACGGCAATCGGAATGGGATTGTCCACCGCGGTGAATCGTTTAAAAGATGACAGTCTGACCAGCAGTAAAGTGATTATTTTAATTACAGACGGTGTAAATAATGCAGGAGAAATCAGTCCTGATCTGGCAGCTGAATTGGCAAAAGTGTACCGCATAAAAATTTATTCCATCGGTGTAGGAAGTACGGGAGAGGCCTATTCTCCAATTGGCCGACAGGCGAATGGCGAATTTGTTTTTGGCATGGCGCCCGTCAACATCGATGAAAGTCTGCTGACAAAAATTAGTTCATACACCGGAGGAAAATATTATCGTGCAACCAATACGGAACAGTTAAAGGAAATCTACAGTGAAATTGATGCATTGGAAAAAACTAAAATTGAAGTCAAGACATTCCGAAGATATTCAGATGAGTTCAGACCATTTGTATTAGTGGGTGTGATACTCATTTTATTGCAATGGTTGCTTGGTAGTTTGTTAAATCCTTTAATGCCTTTGAAAGATGTTTAG
- a CDS encoding tetratricopeptide repeat protein: MKILILFLWFSSGFLLAQNPEMWSRKADKLYRDSNFLEAEEMYRKVNGIKPYFDQQFNIGNSLYQQGRLDEAKSAYEKSLGQEGADDQKKSNAFYNLGNTHFAKKEYDKSVEAYKQSLKLNPRDKETKINLAQALQQQRIQQQQQQQQQQQQQQQQQQQQQQQQQQQQQQQQKDKKSPEEKPDAEENQSPSNGDLKKDEAEQLLKMVDDKDKKVKEKLQRMNRKKERREKDW, translated from the coding sequence ATGAAAATCCTGATTTTATTTCTTTGGTTTTCAAGTGGGTTTTTGTTGGCTCAGAATCCTGAAATGTGGTCGCGCAAAGCAGATAAGTTATACAGGGATTCAAATTTTCTGGAAGCGGAAGAAATGTACCGCAAGGTAAATGGAATTAAGCCCTATTTTGATCAACAGTTTAATATAGGAAACAGTCTCTATCAACAAGGGAGATTGGATGAAGCAAAATCTGCTTATGAAAAAAGCCTTGGTCAGGAAGGGGCCGATGATCAGAAAAAATCAAATGCATTTTACAATTTGGGTAATACTCATTTTGCAAAGAAGGAATATGATAAAAGTGTGGAAGCTTATAAACAATCATTAAAACTAAATCCCCGGGACAAAGAAACCAAAATTAATCTGGCACAAGCATTGCAGCAACAAAGAATTCAACAACAGCAACAACAGCAACAACAGCAACAACAACAACAACAACAGCAACAGCAACAACAACAGCAACAACAACAACAACAACAACAACAACAGAAGGATAAAAAAAGTCCGGAAGAAAAACCTGACGCGGAAGAAAATCAGTCACCGAGTAATGGTGACTTAAAAAAAGATGAAGCTGAGCAGCTGCTTAAAATGGTGGATGATAAGGATAAGAAAGTGAAAGAAAAGCTACAGCGGATGAACCGCAAGAAAGAAAGAAGAGAAAAGGATTGGTAG
- a CDS encoding gliding motility-associated C-terminal domain-containing protein, protein MDLGSEEQLLLTINIDPSKIKSVEWSPVAGLSCSDCLNPVAKPLVNTDYTVKVIDENGCESISLIKVKVKTPDVYVPNVFAPNGDNIHDRVFVYGPDNEVIKINVFQIFDRWGEKVFEIKNTFPNLPDHGWDGNFKGQKCNPGVYVYWVEVEALNGKKWTLKGDVTLLR, encoded by the coding sequence TTGGATTTAGGATCTGAAGAACAGTTGTTGTTGACTATTAACATCGATCCTTCCAAAATTAAATCAGTAGAGTGGTCACCGGTTGCCGGATTGAGTTGCAGCGATTGTCTGAATCCTGTTGCAAAACCATTGGTCAATACAGACTACACGGTGAAAGTTATCGACGAGAATGGATGTGAATCTATTTCACTCATTAAAGTGAAAGTTAAAACGCCGGATGTCTATGTGCCGAATGTGTTTGCACCTAATGGAGACAATATTCACGATCGGGTTTTTGTGTACGGACCCGACAATGAAGTAATAAAAATTAATGTCTTTCAAATCTTTGACCGTTGGGGAGAAAAAGTGTTTGAAATAAAAAATACATTTCCCAATCTACCTGATCATGGATGGGATGGGAATTTCAAAGGTCAGAAATGTAATCCGGGAGTTTATGTATACTGGGTTGAAGTGGAAGCTTTGAATGGTAAAAAATGGACCCTTAAGGGCGATGTAACATTACTAAGATAA
- a CDS encoding DUF58 domain-containing protein: MEVQELLKKVRQIEIKTKGLSRQIFSGAYHSVFKGRGMSFSEVREYVAGDDVRHIDWNVTARAGQTFVKVYEEERELTLMLMIDVSKSTYFGTTEQSKAAWITEIAAVLAFSATQNQDKVGLILFSDQVHLYIPPKKGRQHILRIIREIVIPRNQKAESNLDVPLQYLNGVLHKRCICFVLSDFQLSIPETTLRIVAKRHDVIGIQILDPLEISMKNVGLIHLVDAENGSRMTMDTADQHWIRAHESLQSAHQQKTKTAFVKSKADFLAIDIRNSYISTLLQFFKRRSK, translated from the coding sequence ATGGAAGTACAGGAACTCTTAAAGAAAGTAAGGCAGATTGAAATCAAGACAAAGGGCTTGAGTAGACAGATTTTTTCAGGTGCCTACCACAGCGTTTTTAAAGGACGGGGGATGTCGTTTTCAGAAGTGCGGGAATATGTGGCAGGAGATGATGTGCGACACATAGACTGGAACGTTACTGCACGTGCCGGACAGACTTTTGTGAAGGTTTATGAAGAAGAAAGAGAACTTACGCTCATGCTGATGATAGATGTCAGCAAATCTACCTATTTCGGAACCACAGAACAATCCAAAGCAGCGTGGATTACGGAAATTGCCGCCGTACTGGCATTCTCCGCCACACAAAATCAGGATAAGGTAGGTCTCATATTATTCAGCGATCAGGTGCATCTTTACATTCCGCCTAAGAAAGGCAGGCAACATATTCTGAGAATCATCCGAGAAATAGTGATACCGAGGAATCAAAAAGCAGAAAGCAATTTGGATGTGCCACTGCAATACTTGAATGGGGTTTTGCATAAAAGATGTATTTGTTTTGTGTTGTCCGATTTCCAACTTTCAATTCCTGAAACCACTCTCAGGATTGTTGCTAAAAGGCATGATGTGATTGGCATTCAAATTTTGGATCCTCTCGAAATCAGCATGAAAAATGTAGGGCTCATTCATTTGGTGGATGCCGAGAACGGAAGTCGCATGACGATGGATACGGCAGACCAACATTGGATAAGAGCACATGAAAGTTTGCAGAGCGCACATCAGCAAAAGACAAAGACTGCTTTCGTGAAAAGCAAGGCCGATTTTCTGGCCATTGACATCAGAAATTCATATATATCCACTTTGTTGCAGTTTTTTAAAAGAAGGAGTAAATGA